The Bos javanicus breed banteng chromosome 11, ARS-OSU_banteng_1.0, whole genome shotgun sequence genome includes a window with the following:
- the SF3B6 gene encoding splicing factor 3B subunit 6, whose translation MAMQAAKRANIRLPPEVNRILYIRNLPYKITAEEMYDIFGKYGPIRQIRVGNTPETRGTAYVVYEDIFDAKNACDHLSGFNVCNRYLVVLYYNANRAFQKMDTKKKEEQLKLLKEKYGINTDPPK comes from the exons ATGGCGATGCAAGCGGCCAAGAGGGCGAAC ATTCGACTTCCACCAGAAGTAAATCGGATTTTGTATATAAGAAATTTGCCTTACAAAATCACAGCTGAAGAAATGTATGATATATTTGGGAAATATGGACCTATTCGTCAAATCAGAGT GGGGAACACACCTGAAACTAGAGGAACAGCTTATGTGGTCTATGAGGACATCTTTGATGCCAAGAATGCATGTGATCACCTGTCAGGATTCAATGTTTGTAACAGATACCTTGTGGTTTTGTACTATAATGCCAACAGG GCATTTCAGAAGATGGAcacaaagaagaaggaagaacagTTGAAGCTCCTTAAGGAGAAATATGGCATCAACACAGATCCACCAAAGTAA
- the TP53I3 gene encoding quinone oxidoreductase PIG3: MIAVHFDKPGGPENLYLKEVAKPSPGEGEVLLKVAASALNRADLLQRQGQYAPPPGASNILGLEASGHVAELGAGCQGPWRVGDPAMVLLSGGGQAQYVTVPAELLMPIPAGLTMCQAAAIPEAWLTAFQLLHLVGNVQAGDSVLIHAGASGVGTAAIQLARMAGATPLVTAGSQEKLQIAEKLGAAAGFNYKEEDFSEATLKFTKGAGVNLILDCIGGSYWEKNVNCLALDGHWVLYGLLGGAVISGPLFSKLLFKRGSLITSLLRPRDKKYKQMLVKAFTEQILPHFSTEGPQRLLPVLDRVYPVAEIQEAHEYMETNKNVGKIVLELPQ; this comes from the exons ATGATAGCTGTGCACTTTGACAAGCCGGGAGGACCAGAAAATCTTTACTTGAAGGAAGTGGCCAAGCCCAGCCCAGGCGAGGGTGAAGTCCTCCTGAAGGTGGCAGCCAGCGCCCTGAACAGGGCGGACTTACTCCAG AGACAAGGCCAATATGCCCCACCTCCAGGAGCCAGCAACATTTTGGGACTTGAGGCATCTGGACATGTGGCAGAGCTCGGAGCTGGCTGCCAGGGACCCTGGAGGGTCGGGGACCCAGCCATGGTTCTGCTGTCTGGCGGGGGTCAGGCTCAGTATGTCACTGTCCCTGCAGAGCTCCTCATGCCCATCCCAGCAGGACTGACCATGTGTCAGGCTGCAGCCATCCCAGAGGCCTGGCTCACTGCCTTCCAGCTATTACATCTTGTGG GAAATGTTCAGGCTGGAGACTCTGTGCTAATCCATGCAGGAGCAAGCGGTGTGGGCACAGCTGCCATCCAACTTGCCCGGATGGCTGGGGCTACTCCTCTGGTCACAGCTGGTTCCCAGGAGAAGCTTCAAATAGCAGAAAAGCTCGGAGCAGCTGCTGGATTCAATTACAAAGAAGAGGATTTTTCTGAAGCAACACTGAAATTCACTAAAG GTGCTGGAGTCAACCTCATTCTAGACTGCATAGGCGGCTCCTACTGGGAGAAAAATGTCAACTGCCTGGCTCTTGATGGTCATTGGGTTCTCTATGGTCTGCTGGGAGGAGCTGTCATCAGTGGGCCTCTGTTTTCAAAGCTACTTTTTAAAAGGGGAAGTCTGATCACCAGTCTTCTAAGACCTAGGGACAAAAAG TACAAGCAGATGCTGGTGAAGGCTTTCACAGAGCAAATTCTGCCCCACTTCTCCACGGAGGGCCCTCAACGCTTACTGCCGGTTCTGGACAGAGTCTACCCCGTGGCTGAAATTCAAGAAGCCCATGAGTACATGGAGACTAACAAGAACGTGGGCAAAATCGTCCTGGAGCTGCCCCAGTGA